A window of the bacterium genome harbors these coding sequences:
- a CDS encoding carboxymuconolactone decarboxylase family protein has translation MNDKILNSGFRDFNKFFALDNKAYVEGTIPVKMKELMGLVGSMVLRCNDCIFYHIDRSISEGATKEELHEAFNIALIIGGSIVIPHLRYAFEVMEEIYGEKTEKE, from the coding sequence ATGAATGATAAAATTCTTAACTCAGGTTTCAGAGATTTCAATAAATTCTTTGCACTTGATAACAAAGCGTATGTCGAAGGCACAATTCCTGTAAAGATGAAAGAGCTGATGGGACTTGTCGGTTCGATGGTTTTACGATGCAACGATTGCATTTTCTATCACATTGATCGTTCTATATCTGAAGGAGCAACAAAAGAAGAACTCCACGAAGCATTTAATATTGCTTTGATTATTGGTGGTTCAATAGTAATTCCACATCTTCGATATGCATTTGAAGTGATGGAAGAAATTTACGGGGAGAAAACAGAGAAAGAGTAA
- a CDS encoding rhomboid family intramembrane serine protease, whose protein sequence is MQEENSNEQKLDISKFITPLIFPVLLWIIHLVSVILDQDLSKLGLLPRKPVGLLGIFTSPLIHGDFSHLISNTFPLIILGWIIFNFYNKISYLLFFFIYLFTGLLVWIFARQVYHIGASGIVYGFVSFLFFSGIFRRDNKSIALALVITFLYGGLVWGILPGLEGISWESHLFGGITGLIAAYLFRKIDPPSKKYDWENEPDDFNVKDLEVSYDPEKNKFNNL, encoded by the coding sequence ATGCAAGAAGAAAATTCAAACGAACAAAAGCTGGACATTTCCAAATTCATAACACCGCTGATCTTTCCGGTACTATTATGGATTATTCATTTAGTTTCAGTTATTCTTGATCAGGATCTGAGCAAGCTGGGATTACTTCCAAGAAAACCTGTCGGACTTCTTGGAATATTTACTTCTCCATTAATTCATGGAGATTTTTCACACCTGATATCAAACACTTTTCCATTGATAATTCTTGGTTGGATCATATTTAATTTCTACAATAAAATTTCTTATTTACTTTTTTTCTTTATTTATCTTTTCACCGGATTATTAGTCTGGATTTTTGCACGACAGGTTTATCACATAGGTGCAAGCGGAATTGTTTATGGATTTGTCAGCTTTCTTTTCTTTAGTGGAATATTCAGAAGAGATAATAAATCAATTGCACTGGCTTTGGTTATTACTTTTCTTTATGGTGGATTGGTCTGGGGAATACTACCCGGTCTGGAAGGAATTTCTTGGGAGTCGCATCTGTTTGGAGGAATTACCGGATTAATTGCTGCATACTTGTTTAGAAAAATTGATCCACCTTCAAAAAAGTATGATTGGGAAAATGAACCGGATGATTTTAATGTAAAAGATCTTGAAGTATCGTACGATCCCGAAAAAAATAAGTTCAATAATTTATAA
- a CDS encoding phosphatase PAP2 family protein produces MDKFKQFVKHLKAFDVVVIVFYIILSTLHIIFYQKIDTWLLWIVVNVFIILITFSLAYLESKYDNEFWNAAHYWFIVPVVLITFKELYFMIKPIRIYDHDEMFILIDRILFFGNDPTHLLWKISTPVLTEILQIVYGMFYLLPILLGLFLLRKKRYVAMDFSVFVIIYGFYLSYLGYFIWPGIGPRFTLHNFETINQDLPGLFLTNFLREIVNTGESIPAGTPNPAEVVQRDIFPSGHTMITLIVMYLSYRLKSRSRFFFIPIGTLLIFSTVYLWYHYVIDLIGGLAFMIFAVWSGKYIFNWWRRKIGKPEFEYGKY; encoded by the coding sequence ATGGATAAGTTCAAACAGTTCGTAAAACACCTTAAAGCATTCGATGTCGTTGTAATCGTATTCTACATTATTCTGTCCACGCTTCATATAATTTTTTATCAAAAGATTGATACATGGCTGTTGTGGATTGTAGTAAATGTGTTCATCATCCTGATTACTTTTTCACTGGCTTACCTCGAATCGAAGTACGATAATGAGTTCTGGAACGCTGCTCACTACTGGTTTATTGTGCCGGTTGTCCTCATCACGTTCAAAGAACTTTATTTTATGATTAAGCCGATCAGGATTTATGATCACGACGAGATGTTTATTCTTATCGACAGGATATTATTCTTCGGTAACGATCCGACGCATCTACTTTGGAAAATCTCAACTCCGGTGCTGACTGAAATTCTGCAGATTGTTTATGGAATGTTTTACCTTCTTCCAATCCTGCTTGGATTATTTCTCCTGCGAAAGAAACGATATGTTGCAATGGACTTTTCAGTGTTCGTTATTATTTACGGATTCTATTTATCATATCTTGGCTACTTTATCTGGCCGGGAATTGGGCCACGGTTTACTCTCCATAACTTTGAGACAATTAACCAGGATTTACCCGGACTTTTTCTAACAAACTTCCTTCGTGAAATTGTGAACACAGGCGAATCAATTCCCGCAGGAACACCAAATCCTGCTGAAGTAGTTCAGCGGGATATTTTTCCAAGCGGTCATACAATGATTACGCTGATCGTGATGTATTTATCTTATCGTTTAAAGAGCAGATCAAGATTTTTCTTTATTCCTATTGGAACTCTTCTGATATTTTCAACTGTTTATTTGTGGTATCATTATGTGATTGATTTAATCGGAGGTTTGGCATTTATGATTTTCGCTGTGTGGTCGGGGAAGTATATTTTCAACTGGTGGAGAAGGAAAATCGGAAAACCGGAGTTTGAGTATGGAAAATATTAA
- the ubiE gene encoding bifunctional demethylmenaquinone methyltransferase/2-methoxy-6-polyprenyl-1,4-benzoquinol methylase UbiE codes for MNDKKNKVKSIFDSIAFRYDFLNHLLSFGVDKYWRRKALRLSKINSESFLLDVACGTGDVAIEAYKQGVKKIVGADFSHNMLGLFAKKSEWINGRTVQTTAEQMPFRDNSFTNITVAFGVRNFYDIKEGFKSFHRVLKPNGKATVIEFQMPENKIFKSLYKFYFKKILPFIGGIVSNNKAAYQYLPNSVEEFDEKILLVDLLKEAGFKSVKKYTLTFGIVQVVIAEK; via the coding sequence ATGAACGATAAAAAAAACAAAGTAAAAAGCATATTCGATTCTATAGCCTTCAGATATGATTTTTTGAATCATCTGCTGAGCTTCGGAGTTGATAAATACTGGAGAAGAAAAGCACTTAGGCTTAGTAAAATCAACAGCGAAAGTTTTTTGCTTGATGTTGCCTGCGGTACGGGTGATGTTGCTATTGAAGCTTACAAGCAAGGAGTGAAAAAAATTGTCGGTGCAGATTTCTCCCACAATATGCTCGGACTCTTTGCAAAGAAAAGTGAGTGGATTAACGGCCGCACAGTTCAAACCACAGCAGAACAAATGCCTTTCCGTGACAATTCTTTTACAAATATAACAGTAGCATTTGGAGTGCGAAACTTCTACGATATTAAAGAAGGATTCAAATCATTCCACCGAGTTCTGAAACCAAACGGCAAAGCAACAGTAATTGAGTTCCAAATGCCTGAGAATAAAATCTTCAAATCGCTCTACAAATTTTATTTTAAGAAAATACTGCCTTTCATCGGTGGAATTGTTTCTAATAATAAAGCTGCGTATCAATACTTACCGAATTCAGTGGAGGAATTTGATGAAAAAATTTTACTTGTGGATTTGTTAAAGGAGGCCGGATTCAAATCAGTAAAAAAATATACACTGACTTTTGGAATTGTTCAGGTTGTTATTGCGGAGAAATAA
- a CDS encoding amidohydrolase family protein, with protein sequence MIQKKNILIIPKKIITADVKDSIIKNQAVEIVDNKISAFIPVDKIEKQNYDEVYDAGNLTLIPGFIQTHVHLSQTLFRGLADDLPLLEWLRLKIFPFENAHNKESLRVTAQLSLNELLMGGTTTFLDMGTLRYGEVVLQEMIDSGIRGFSGKCLIDINDLYPDFKSSTNDEIKDIVNLAKSFHNSAEGRVRYSFSPRFVLSCSEKLLKEAKEIMKEFPGSVYHTHSSESADEINEVRRRFHKENIEYFNSIGVLDDHTVLAHCVHTSDSERKMLKDRNTRIAHCPSANMKLGSGIAPIPQFLKEGISVTLGADGAPCNNNLSIFNEMRLASLIQKPIHGAEVMDAKTIFRMATIEGAKALHLQNEVGSIEVGKKADLVLMDLDSYSNSYSDSNESVYSDIVFSSTTENVKCVMVDGRWLVKDRESLVYDQKEIISKGKEELKNLLNRL encoded by the coding sequence ATGATACAGAAAAAAAATATTCTAATAATCCCTAAAAAAATTATAACAGCAGATGTAAAAGATTCAATTATTAAAAATCAGGCTGTTGAAATCGTGGATAACAAAATTTCCGCATTTATTCCGGTTGATAAAATTGAAAAGCAAAATTATGATGAAGTTTATGATGCAGGAAATCTGACTCTCATTCCGGGTTTCATCCAGACACACGTTCATTTAAGCCAGACACTCTTCAGAGGGTTAGCTGATGATCTTCCATTACTTGAATGGCTTCGCCTGAAAATCTTTCCTTTTGAAAATGCACACAATAAAGAATCGTTACGAGTAACCGCTCAGCTTAGTCTAAATGAGCTATTGATGGGCGGTACAACAACATTTCTTGATATGGGAACTTTGAGATACGGTGAAGTTGTTTTACAGGAAATGATTGATTCAGGCATTCGTGGGTTTTCAGGAAAATGTTTGATTGATATAAATGACCTTTATCCTGATTTCAAATCATCAACGAATGATGAAATAAAAGATATTGTAAATCTCGCAAAGAGCTTTCACAATTCGGCAGAAGGAAGAGTCAGATATTCTTTTTCACCGAGGTTTGTTCTTTCCTGCAGCGAAAAGCTTCTGAAAGAAGCAAAAGAAATAATGAAGGAGTTTCCAGGAAGTGTTTACCATACTCATTCATCCGAAAGTGCAGATGAAATAAATGAAGTGAGAAGAAGATTTCACAAAGAAAATATCGAATATTTTAATTCAATCGGAGTGCTGGATGATCACACAGTTCTTGCACACTGTGTTCACACATCTGATAGTGAAAGAAAAATGCTGAAGGACAGAAATACAAGAATTGCTCATTGTCCATCTGCGAATATGAAACTTGGTTCGGGCATTGCACCAATTCCTCAATTTCTGAAGGAAGGAATTTCAGTGACACTCGGAGCTGACGGTGCTCCTTGTAATAACAATCTCAGTATCTTCAATGAAATGAGACTGGCATCGTTAATTCAAAAACCAATCCACGGTGCGGAAGTGATGGATGCAAAAACAATTTTCAGGATGGCAACTATTGAAGGCGCAAAAGCTCTTCATTTGCAGAATGAAGTTGGAAGTATTGAAGTTGGTAAAAAAGCTGATCTTGTTTTGATGGATCTCGATTCATATTCAAATTCGTACTCTGATTCGAATGAATCAGTTTATTCGGATATAGTTTTTTCATCGACAACAGAGAATGTTAAATGTGTGATGGTTGATGGAAGATGGTTAGTAAAAGATAGGGAATCTTTGGTATACGACCAGAAAGAAATTATCTCAAAAGGTAAAGAGGAGTTAAAAAATCTGCTCAATAGGTTATGA
- the rdgB gene encoding RdgB/HAM1 family non-canonical purine NTP pyrophosphatase, with amino-acid sequence MTKKIIFASKNEGKVKEVRHILKGINSEILSLNDVGYTDEIHESADTFEGNAKIKAEIIYKKFKLPTIADDSGIVALQLGNEPGVYSARYAGENATDEDNNRRLIERLKSFPEPHKGKFVCAAVYYFGGDFIVAMGEIIGSIIKEPRGTNGFGYDPLFLPDGYDKTTAELPPEIKNKISHRFRAFNQLKKYLLEL; translated from the coding sequence ATGACAAAGAAAATAATATTTGCATCAAAGAATGAAGGTAAAGTAAAAGAAGTTCGTCATATCCTAAAAGGGATTAATTCTGAAATACTTTCACTTAATGATGTCGGATACACAGATGAAATTCACGAATCAGCCGATACATTTGAGGGCAATGCAAAGATAAAAGCAGAAATAATCTACAAGAAATTTAAACTGCCGACCATTGCTGATGATTCGGGAATCGTCGCATTACAACTGGGGAATGAGCCGGGAGTTTATTCAGCACGATATGCGGGTGAAAATGCAACCGATGAAGACAATAACCGCAGACTGATTGAGCGATTAAAATCATTTCCTGAACCGCATAAAGGAAAGTTCGTTTGTGCAGCGGTCTATTATTTTGGTGGTGATTTTATTGTGGCGATGGGTGAGATTATTGGCAGTATAATAAAAGAACCTCGCGGAACAAATGGATTTGGTTACGATCCGCTTTTTCTTCCGGATGGTTATGATAAAACAACAGCGGAACTTCCTCCGGAAATAAAAAATAAAATAAGTCACAGGTTCAGAGCTTTTAATCAATTAAAAAAATACTTGTTGGAATTATAG
- the rsmA gene encoding 16S rRNA (adenine(1518)-N(6)/adenine(1519)-N(6))-dimethyltransferase RsmA, with translation MKIHNKPKKRFGQNFLQDENILNKIVKEINPQQDDLIIEIGPGYGALTQELFSVTENLIAVEIDNELAINLKERFPDIQLINEDFLKTDLYRLSSPEKKLRIVGNIPYNITSPILFKLIENNKLLNDAVFMVQYEVAKRMTSGIGTKDYGILAVVLKYFTETELCFKISPNVFYPKPKVFSALVHIHFKEVKHPEEEQKLFIEIVKAAFGNRRKILKNSFGNSIFHEIDFSNSGIDLLLRAENLSVDDFVMLTKYVSKVSHSFTRK, from the coding sequence ATGAAAATCCATAACAAACCTAAAAAACGATTCGGACAGAACTTCCTGCAGGATGAAAATATCCTCAACAAAATTGTGAAGGAAATAAATCCACAGCAGGACGATTTGATAATCGAAATTGGTCCCGGCTATGGAGCACTTACTCAAGAATTATTTTCTGTAACTGAAAATCTTATAGCTGTCGAAATCGATAATGAACTTGCAATAAATTTGAAAGAAAGATTTCCTGATATTCAATTAATCAATGAAGATTTTCTGAAGACAGATCTATATAGACTATCTTCGCCGGAGAAAAAACTTCGAATAGTTGGTAACATTCCATATAACATTACTTCTCCTATACTTTTTAAGCTGATAGAAAATAATAAACTGCTTAACGATGCTGTGTTTATGGTTCAGTATGAAGTTGCAAAACGGATGACTTCTGGAATTGGAACAAAAGATTATGGAATTCTTGCTGTGGTTTTAAAGTATTTTACAGAAACCGAATTGTGCTTCAAGATTTCACCAAATGTTTTCTATCCAAAGCCGAAAGTCTTTTCAGCATTGGTCCATATTCATTTTAAAGAAGTCAAGCATCCAGAAGAAGAACAGAAACTTTTCATTGAAATTGTAAAAGCCGCTTTCGGGAACCGGAGAAAAATCCTAAAAAATTCATTCGGCAATAGTATATTTCACGAAATTGATTTTTCAAATTCAGGTATTGACCTTTTGCTTCGCGCAGAGAATTTAAGTGTTGATGATTTTGTGATGCTCACAAAGTATGTCTCAAAGGTTTCTCACAGTTTTACCCGAAAGTAA